The Undibacterium cyanobacteriorum genomic sequence CGAGAACACCACCGTGCACGCCTTTTTTTCAAAGTTTACGCAGAACGAACGTCTAAAGACCGTACTGGCAGCGCAATGGACTTATTATGGATTGCCGCCGCAGCGTCTAGCCTTCCCCTATTTTTCTTATCCCTTTATCGATTATCTGAAGAACGGCGGTTATTCGATAAAAGGAGGCTCACAAAGTTTGTCGAATGCCTTGAGTCGAGTGATCGAGCGTCACGGAGGGAGGATCGTGTTGTCCTCCCCTGTGAAGCAGATTCACGTCGATGGAAAACACCGTGTCACGGGAATCACCTCGAAAAAGACTGGAAGAGTGGAAGCGGATACCGTCATCGCCAACATTAGCCCCTTTGCGGTCACCGAACTCGTGGGAAAAGAGCATTTCCCTGGCGGCTTTTGTGACAAATTGAGCGCGATGAAAGTCTCCACCTCAGGTTTTCAAGTCTATTTGGGCTTGGATTGCAGTTTGGAGTCGCTCGGAATTAGCCGCGATGAGACGATCATCTTCATGTCAGACAATCCTGATTTAGAACAGCAACATCAAGCCATGATGGAGAACCGGGTGGCCGACAATCTGAGTGGTTGGTCCTTGAATTTTTTCTCAAATATTGATCCGAGTTTGGTCCCTGCTGGCAAGGCCAGTCTCGGCATCTTTACGCTACTCGGTGATGGTGAATGGCAGAGCTTGAGTAAAGCGGACTACAAACAACGCAAGTTAGAGCTTACTGAGCTGCTGATCAGCAAAGCTGAAAAATTAATGCCCGGCCTGCGTGCCCATATTGAAGTCTGCGAGGCCGGTTCGCCACGCACGCTCACGAAATTTACAGCCAATCCGCAAGGTGCGATCTACGGGTTTGAACAAAGCATTCATCAGTCGGGATTATTGCGGCGTTTCCGTCAGAAATACCCCATTCAAGGACTTTATCAAGTGGGTGCTTGGACCTTTCCTGGTGCTGGTTTTATTGGCACCTTGTTGTCGGCGCGGGTTTTGGTGGATCGCTACTTTTCACATGCGAAACCAGCCGTGAAACTGCGTGCTCAGAATGGCCTGCTGGCGTCTTTTCAGCGGCTTTTCGGCGGCTTTGGACAAGCTGGTTAAAGAATATCGAATAAAACCATAGAGAAGGAATGAGTATGACCTACGTTGTTACGGAAGCTTGTATTGGCTGTAAGCACACGGACTGTATTCAAGTTTGCCCCGTCGATTGCTTTCATGAAGGCCAGAATTTTTTGGTGATTGATCCACAATCTTGCGTGGATTGTGGCTTGTGTGAAGTGGAATGTCCGGTTGATGCGATTCGCTCTGAATCTGAATTGAAACCAGAGCAACAGCATTTCTTGGCATTGAATGCCGAGTTGTCACAGAACTGGCCGCGCCTCGTCGAGCGGAAACCAGCATTACCGAATGCTGCTGAATGGGCGGAGCGCGAGAACAAGCTAGCGTACTTGATTCGTTAAGAATTTGAGTTCGCGGTTTTTTTGAGTTGATTGAGATAGGGAGTGGGATGTGACGAGTGTAGTTCCTGATCGTTACCGTGAATACACGGAAGAACATTACGATGCAATTGTAGTTGGTGCAGGCATCGGCGGACTAACTTCGGCAGCTTTGCTGGCGCAGAAGGGATTGTCAGTGTTAGTGGTCGAGATGCATTATGAACTCGGGGGCTGCGCAACGGTGTTTAGCCGGGTCGGCAAAGGTCAAGGCTACGAATTTGATGTTGGTCTGCACTATATCGGTGACTGCGAGCGTGAAGGTCTAATTCCACGCATCCTCCGTGGTGCTGGTGTCGAGCACGTCGATTTTATCGAGCAAGATCCTGCTGGATTCGATAGTCTTTACTTCCCCGACTTTGAATTTCGAATTCCACGCGGTGCGGAGCAATTCAAGCAACGCTTACTCGAATTATTTCCGCGCGAAAAAAAAGGAATCGAACGGTACTTCAAGTTGCTTGATCAAGTGTGGTCGATCATGGGCGTGCATGGAAGAGCTTTGAAGGCCTTGCAAGTTTATCCTCGCTGTATGCTAGCACTGCGCCATATTAACGCCACAGTCGCTGAGTTTCTCGATACTTGTACCCACGATCAAAGGCTGCGCGCGATCCTGACAGGTCAGCTCGGTGTATATCACCAGCCGCCAAGCCGGGCGTCTTTGATGGGACATGCAGGTGTCACTATGCATTTTATGCAGGGTTCTTTTTATCCCGCAGGTGGTGGACAAGTGATCTCCGACAGACTTGCCGAGGCGATTGAAAGTAAGGGCAATAAGATCTTACTGCGTACAAAAGTGCAACGTATGTTGATCGAAGGTGGGCGTGTGGTCGGTGTTGAATTTTCCAATAAGGCGCTGGGAACGCGATGCGCCTATGCACCGATTGTCATTTCGAATGCTGATTTGAAGCAGACCATGCTGAATCTGGTCGGTGAGAGCGAGATTTCGACGCGCACAGCCGAGCGTACCAAAGCCTATGAGATGTCGCCAGGAATGGGCGTGGTTTATCTCGGCATACGGCGTGATCTCGCCAAGGAAGGGATGCGAAATACCAACTTACGAATTTATCCTAGTTATGACTTTGAGACCGCATATCGCGACGTGCAGAACGATGTGTTCTCGGAACGCCCCCACGTCTTTGTCGGTAACGCGAGTTTGAAAGACCCTCATAACCCCAAAGTCGCGCCGGAAGGAATCACCAATCTTCAGTTGATGTCTGTAACACCATCGAGCTTCTCAGCCTGGAAAATCACTGAACAAGAATACAAGGATGGCAGTTATCGCAAGAACCCACGCTATCTCGAGTTAAAGGAAAAGTTTGCGGCGGCAGTGATTCGTGAAACCGAGCGGGTTATTCCGAATCTCTCAAGGGATATCGTGTTTCAGGAAGTTTCTACACCAATCACCATGATGCGCTACACCGATGCGAGTAATGGCACGTCCTACGGAATGTCCTTGATCCCTTCACAGTTTTTGCATAATCGTCCGGGTGCGAAGACGGATATCAAAGGTCTGTTGATGTGCGGCGCCAATATGCGTAATGGCCATGGCATCTTCGGTGCGATGACGTCTGGCGTTGAAGCCGCAGCCATGGTTGTTGGGAAGCGATTCGGACAAGATGTTCTGAGCGGACGCTTCTAGCAATGTGCGAGAGACACAGCAGATTTTGAATTTAATTGATTTACGAATTCGCGGCAATTCAAGAGGTAAGGACATGGCAGTATTTGAGTATGAAACCGTTTTGAGCGTCCGACATTGGACCGACACTTTGTTTAGTTTTACCACGACCCGAAGCCCTCATTTTCGTTTTGAGAATGGTCACTTCGTGACCTTGGGTTTGGAAATTGACGGACGACCGTTGATGCGCGCCTATAGTGTAGTGAGTTCAAAGTATCAGGAAACCTTGGAATTCTTGAGCATTAAGGTTGAGAACGGTCCCTTGACTTCGCGCTTAAAGCATATCAAGGCGGGTGATCAAATCTTATTGAGTCGTAAGCCTACTGGTTCGTTACTGATTTCTGATCTGTATGAAGGGCGCAATCTCTTTCTGTTCGCAACGGGAACGGGCTTGGCCCCCTTCATGAGTATTGTGCGCGATCCCGACACTTATCAAAAGTTTGAAAAAGTGATCTTGGTACACGGTGTGAGAAAAGTGGCGGAGTTAGCGTATCGCGACTACCTTGAGAAGGAACTGCCGCACGACGATTTCTTGGGTGAACTGGTGCAATCTCAGTTTCTCTATTATCCGACCGTGACGCGTGAGGAATTTTTACATCGTGGTCGTATCACTGATTTGCTTGAGTCTGGGCGCCTCTGCGAAGACTTGGGAATTGATGCGATTTCAGCGAAGCACGATCGCGCCATGATTTGCGGCAGCGTCGCCATGCTGGAGGATATGCGCTATTTACTTGATAGCCAAGGTTTCTCGATTTCTCCTGGCGTGGGGCAAATGGGAGATTACGTGATCGAACGTTCATTTACTGAAAAATAGGTTTGCTGTCCTGGGAGGGATGGACCGTGGCTATACCTTCAGATGGCCACGGTCTTTTTTTTAAGCACTTTGAAGTATTTAGTCATGCACTTTTAAAAGGAACTCACGATGAGGAAAAGTAAACTCTTCCTTCTGCTTGCAAGCGTTCTTGTAATTACTTTTCTCGTACTTTTTTCGCTCTACTATTTTAGAGAATTGCGCTATATCGAGAAGACCGATGACGCGTATGTGAAAGCCGATAATATTCTGGTGAGCCCTAAGGTCAGCGGCTACGTTACAAGTATCGACGTGAATGATAATCAGGAGGTGAAGAAGGGGCAGGCCTTGATTCATATCGACGCCACGGATTATCAAATCAAAGAAGAGCAGACACTCGCAGCGGTGCGCTCTCAGCAAGCGGTGCTGGTGACGACGGCCTACCAAGAGAATCTACAGAAATCTCAGATTCATCAAGCTCTGGCGAATGTACGTAGTGCTAAAGTCGCTTATGAAAAAGCAGTGAAAGATCACAGTAGAGATGTGGCTTTACTGGCCAAAGGTTTTATTTCGCATGATCGTAGCGATGCTAGCGCCAGTCAACTCGAAGTCAGCGCAGCGGGGCTGGCGCAGGCCGAGGCGCAATTACAAGCGACGCGTGATCAATTGCAAGTGATACAGTCAAAAAGTTTGCAGATTAAAGCAGATATTGAACAAAGCGAGGCGCAGGTGCGATCCGCCCGTTCTGATTTACACCATGCGGTCGTGTATGCCCCGAGCGATGGGGTGGTCGCTAACAAGTTGGTCAATCTTGGGCAATTTGTAAAGGCGGGTACACAGCTCATGACGGTCGTCCCCAGCACACAGATTTATATCCAGGCCAATTTCAAAGAGACGCAGCTGGCCCGCTTGCGCAAAGGGCAAGTGGTGCGAATTGTGGTCGATGCGGATCAAACAAAACCTTTCGCTGGAGTGATCGATAGTCTGGCACCCGCAACGGGATCTGAATTTAGCCTTCTGCCTGCCGAAAATGCGACCGGTAATTTCACGAAGATTGTGCAGCGGGTTCCGGTCAAGATTATGTTGGTCGACCAGCAAGCGAAATCTCAGATCGCAGATTTACTCCGCCCCGGACTGTCGGTGACAGTGGAAGTGAGCACCAAAGAACGTGAAGGCGCGAATCAAGACCTTAGACTAGGCGCGGCACCTTCGTTCACCTCGTTTTTATGGTTGCGCTAATGAACGGTGTGGTGCAGGTGGACGTGATGTCCGCATCCAAGGAAAAAACCTTGAAGCCACTACTCGGTTTTATTTTGATGGCGGTCGGTATGTTCATGGCTTTGCTCGATACGCAAATTCTTGGAAGTTCTTTGCACGAAGTTCAAGCCGGTTTATCAGCAACGCCAGAAGAAATCTCGCTGGTTCAAACCTCCTATTTGATCGCCGAGGTCATAATGATTCCTTTGGCGGCGTGGTTCTCTAGCATACTGTCTACGCGCGTGCTCTTTAGCATTTCGTGTGCAGGTTTTACGATTGCCAGTATCGGTTGTGGCGGTGCGTGGGATATCCAATCAATGATGGTCTTTCGCGCAGCGCAAGGTTTTCTGGGTGGCGCAATGATTCCTACAGCGTTTGCCTCGGGTTTTATGATGTTTCCTGGTGAACGCAATCAAGCAAAAATTGCGGCAGTGTTGGGTTTGATGGCGACACTAGCGCCGGTATTGGGGCCAAGTATTGGCGGGTTAATTACCGATGCTTTGACATGGCGATGGCTGTTCTTCATCAACATCGTTCCGGGTATTGTCGTCTGTATTGCGGTTGCTTTCATCGTTGATATCGATAGACCCGATTTCAGTGTTTTGCGTCGCTTTGATATTTTGGGTGCGGTCTCATTGGCCTTGTTTTTGGGTTTGCTGCAATACGTCTTGGACGAGGGGCCTCGGCGAGCATGGCTCGAAGATGTTCATCTGCTTAGCTTTTTGTTGGTCTCGATGATGGCCGGGGTGATTTTTGTATGGCGAAGTTTGTCATACTCACATCCGATTGTTCATCTGCGCGCTTTTAGCAATTTGTCCTTCACGCTTGGATGCGTGTTAAGTTTTGTGGTGGGTATAGGTTTGTACGGATCAATCTATATGACACCTCTGTTCCTTGGTTTGATTCGGCATTTTAGTGCGTTGCAAATTGGCGCCACGGTTTTTGTCACAGGTTTGTTTCAGGTGGGAGCGACGTTTCTATCGATCGCATTGCGTAAATACTTGAGCAATCAAACGATCTTGGCTTTAGGTTTTCTCATTTTTTACGTCAGTTGTGTGCTATTTCAAGGAGTGACCGCCAGTTGGGGTTATTGGGAATTGTTAGTGCCGCAGGCCTTACGTGGAATGGGCACGATGTTGTGCGTGATTCCTTTAACCAGTCTTGCACTTGGGAGCTTTACGGGCGAGGTGCTGAAAGGGGCCAGCGGCATTTATAACTTGATGCGTAACCTCGGCGGAGCAATTGGTCTGGCATTGATCAATACCGAGCTCTTCTTCAATCGCTTCGATCTTCATTATCGACAACTGGCGGACTACTCCGTGCGTGCATCGGCTCGACTTAGCCAGGCGTCCGAGCAACTCCTGTTTCAACTCAACGGGCATATAGTCGATAGTGATAGGGCTCAGCTTTTAGCCACCAAGTTACTTGACTCAGCATTGCGTCAGCAGGCTTTGGTATTAAGTTTTAGCGATGTATATAGACTCATGGCCACTGCTTTTTTATTAGGACTTGTCTTAATTCTTTATCTTCGTTTGAAAAGCCGACATGTCGAACCTTCTACTGCCCCCATCATGGAACATTGAGCAGGGGGCGTGAAGAATAAAGAATAAGCTAGTGAACATTAGTATCATGTAAGGCGAGCATTTACGATCAGCCCGCGAATGAGAGAACCTCCACCAACAATGCCGGAGTGATTTTCCTAATCTCTCGCAATTTCACGAGGAATCTGGACTAGATTGTTTTGGATCGCTTTAGCGGCGGCATGGCCTCGTGTGAACACATCGAGCTTTGACATGGTATTGCGCACATGAATTTTCACAGTCCAAGGGCTGATGCCAAGGATGATGCCGATCTCGTGGTTGGTTTTACCAATGCAGACTAATTCCAAGACCTGCATTTCGCGCGCTGAAAGTGCATGATCGGGAAGTTGTTGTTTCTGTTTGAGTTGGTAGTGGCTTCGGAGCGCCGTATGTAAGTGTGGCACGATCATGCGCATGATTTCTTGAGTCTGTTCATCCCAATGGGGGATCCCCGAGAAGCAGAAGTAACTGGTGGCGCCACCATGCAAATCTTTCGAACCATGCGCTGCCATATTCTGCATTTTGTGGCGCTTGAACATTTCCATCCATTCTTTGTCACGTGGATTCGACAAAGCGTGTTCAAAGTCTTCGGTGAAGAAGACTGGGGCGTCTTGTTCTAACCAGTATCGAATCATCGGGCTTCGAATTTTGCCATCACTGCTAATGCAATCTCTGATGTAGTCATCAGGGAAGCCCATATTAATGGAATCGAGTAAAGCCACCGGAGTGACACTTGCGATGCCACACAGAAATCGTTGGTGCGGCATGAGTTCTTGAATAATTGGATAAATATGGTCAGCGAAAGTATCGCGCGTTTCGATTCGGTGGCAGATCGCGAATAAGGAAAATAAGGCGTCTGCAAGTGGTGTTTTTTCAGATGAAGAATGCATAGAATCGTTGATAAGCAAGTGTCGACAAATACACAGTAATTCCTTGGTGGATGGCGAAACGCCGCGCCCAATGCAGGCGATCGGTTATGCCTTTTCTGAACCAGATTTTCGAACTAGAACATGTGACTCGGTCAACTAGGACCCAGATGCCCGCCACACATCGTGCTCGAATATCGATTACCGATCCAGCGAAACGATAGGCAGGCCTAGGCTGCATCGATCGGTGCGGTTCGATTATTTCTGGTCTCTGATTTATTGTTGTGATGCGGAGACGCGCCTCTTGTCGATACGAACTTGCGCGACCTCAACCGCGATTTACTCTCTTACTCAATTGCCCTGAGCGTTTCCATGAGTCGCATTCCGAGGGCTTATCTGACATCTCGACCTTGTGTATTCATCGATGTCATTAGTATTTAGAGTAAATATTATGTCTATGTATTATGTCATAGCTGCTTTGCGCAGTGGTGGTTCAAATTACACAGTTAGCCGCGAGGGACTCATATCACTTTGAAGGGAATGTAAAAACTAGGGGCGCTTGAAAATTGGCTTTCAAATTTCAGTTAATCTTAGGCCATCATTTCAGCATCGCAATGGCTAGAATGCTATTGCTTTAAACGCTTTTCGCATGAGTTTCGAGCGCTGATAATTGCATCACAAGAATGTAGGATTTATGGATTCATATGAATTTATTTTTCCAGTATGAACAAAATATATCGTCCATCCACGGACGCCATGTATTAAGTGGTATATACCAAACCGATTATTTCGAGGCTAAATGCTGTGCCCACATTTGCTCTAAGGCCTCGGTAAAATGCTTCACAAAACGTGGTCCGTCGCAAACTGGCGATTGCACGATTTGTTGTCGCAAATGAGCACGCAGTGCGGCGAGTTCTTGTAGGTTTTGGCTGTAATGTTGCGCGATTTCGACGTAGTGCTTTTTGTCGCGAGCGACCCACTGTGGAAGACCGCCATTGATTAGTAGTCCTTGCCCTTGGCGCGCAAGGAAATGCTCGCCTTCTAAAGTGATCACCGGCACGCCCATCCATAGACTCTCCATGGTGGTTGTGCCACCTGTGTAGGGGAAAGGATCAAGGCAGATATCGACTTTTTGATAGGCGCGGAAATATGCATCACGCGGCGTTGGCCCTTCAAACTCGATGCGTTCTGACGCGATACCGCGACGAGTGAATTTTTCCAAAGTTTCTGCTCGTACCTCGGCATCAGCGAGTGGAGGAGACTTCAAAAACAAACGACTCTGCGGAACCCCCTGTAAGACTTCACACCAAAGATCAACAACATGATCATTCATCTTCATTAATTGGTTGAAGCTAGCGAAGCGGATAAAGCCATTCTCTAATGCGGGGAGTGGGCCGACTTCAACGTTTGAATTCGGTTCTGAGAAACACAGACGTGTCTCGGGTAAACGCCATATTTTCTCCGAAAAATAGGGCTCTTGATCGGGCGGCAATGTGTAAGGGTCTGCGATCAGATAATCGATACTCGACATGCCGGTTGAAGCAAAATATCCGAGCCAGGTGATCTGAACCGGAGCCGGTTTGCGCGCGAAAATAGGGAGACGATTGTGGGCTGTAAAACCCGCCAAATCAAATAAGAAGTGCACCCCATCTTGATGAATTTTTTGCGCCGCTTGGTCGTCACTCAAATCGTGAATCGTGCGCCACAGATCGAAGTGCTTCTTAAGGCGCTCGGTTCCTTCGTCAGAAAATGGGATGGTGGAGTACGCGACGAGTTCGAACTTAGATTTGTCGAGCGAGCTTAAAACATTCTCGAGAAAATAGCAGACAGGATGGGTGCGGAAATCACCCGACACAAAACCCAAACGTAACTTGCCCTGATTCGGGCAATTCCATTGCGTATATGGCTTCAGGTCTTTGCAAATCGCTTGATCGTATGCCCGTGCATGTTCGATGTAGTCAGCCGCAGTAAAGTCGTGGTGATAGCTCAAAACGAAAATCGCATTGCTGAGTGCCACGACGAGATCGGGGCGTAAATCAAAGGCTTTCTTATAGTGCGCAATGGCCTCGTTTGATTTGCCTTGTTGACGTAAACAAAAACCATAGTTGGAGTGCGCTTCAGCATATTCGGGGTTCAGCTCCAAAGCAATCAAGTAATGCTGATTGGCGAGTTTGAACTGGCGGTCGTCTGAGTAAATATTGGCCAGATTAAAATGTAAGACACTTTGCTGTGGTTCTAGTGTGATGGCGTGCGTGAGCTTTTCGATGGCTTGTGCTGTATTGCCTTGATCATGTAGGCATAGGGCCAGATTACACAAAATACTCGCATTATTTGGATTGATTTGTAATGCTTGTTCGAAGTAGCGCTGCGCACTTAAATGAGCACCTAAGCTACGCTCGATGCTGCCAAGATTATTGAGTGCTTCAATGGCTTGAGGATTGTGGCGAAGCAGCCTTTGCAAGTAGGTTTTTGCCTCGACCAGATGTTTCGCATCAAGGTGGAACTGTGCCAACTTCGTGAGAGCGATTTCATAGTCCTGATCTTTTTTCT encodes the following:
- a CDS encoding HlyD family secretion protein — protein: MKADNILVSPKVSGYVTSIDVNDNQEVKKGQALIHIDATDYQIKEEQTLAAVRSQQAVLVTTAYQENLQKSQIHQALANVRSAKVAYEKAVKDHSRDVALLAKGFISHDRSDASASQLEVSAAGLAQAEAQLQATRDQLQVIQSKSLQIKADIEQSEAQVRSARSDLHHAVVYAPSDGVVANKLVNLGQFVKAGTQLMTVVPSTQIYIQANFKETQLARLRKGQVVRIVVDADQTKPFAGVIDSLAPATGSEFSLLPAENATGNFTKIVQRVPVKIMLVDQQAKSQIADLLRPGLSVTVEVSTKEREGANQDLRLGAAPSFTSFLWLR
- a CDS encoding phytoene desaturase family protein; protein product: MTSVVPDRYREYTEEHYDAIVVGAGIGGLTSAALLAQKGLSVLVVEMHYELGGCATVFSRVGKGQGYEFDVGLHYIGDCEREGLIPRILRGAGVEHVDFIEQDPAGFDSLYFPDFEFRIPRGAEQFKQRLLELFPREKKGIERYFKLLDQVWSIMGVHGRALKALQVYPRCMLALRHINATVAEFLDTCTHDQRLRAILTGQLGVYHQPPSRASLMGHAGVTMHFMQGSFYPAGGGQVISDRLAEAIESKGNKILLRTKVQRMLIEGGRVVGVEFSNKALGTRCAYAPIVISNADLKQTMLNLVGESEISTRTAERTKAYEMSPGMGVVYLGIRRDLAKEGMRNTNLRIYPSYDFETAYRDVQNDVFSERPHVFVGNASLKDPHNPKVAPEGITNLQLMSVTPSSFSAWKITEQEYKDGSYRKNPRYLELKEKFAAAVIRETERVIPNLSRDIVFQEVSTPITMMRYTDASNGTSYGMSLIPSQFLHNRPGAKTDIKGLLMCGANMRNGHGIFGAMTSGVEAAAMVVGKRFGQDVLSGRF
- a CDS encoding DHA2 family efflux MFS transporter permease subunit, coding for MSASKEKTLKPLLGFILMAVGMFMALLDTQILGSSLHEVQAGLSATPEEISLVQTSYLIAEVIMIPLAAWFSSILSTRVLFSISCAGFTIASIGCGGAWDIQSMMVFRAAQGFLGGAMIPTAFASGFMMFPGERNQAKIAAVLGLMATLAPVLGPSIGGLITDALTWRWLFFINIVPGIVVCIAVAFIVDIDRPDFSVLRRFDILGAVSLALFLGLLQYVLDEGPRRAWLEDVHLLSFLLVSMMAGVIFVWRSLSYSHPIVHLRAFSNLSFTLGCVLSFVVGIGLYGSIYMTPLFLGLIRHFSALQIGATVFVTGLFQVGATFLSIALRKYLSNQTILALGFLIFYVSCVLFQGVTASWGYWELLVPQALRGMGTMLCVIPLTSLALGSFTGEVLKGASGIYNLMRNLGGAIGLALINTELFFNRFDLHYRQLADYSVRASARLSQASEQLLFQLNGHIVDSDRAQLLATKLLDSALRQQALVLSFSDVYRLMATAFLLGLVLILYLRLKSRHVEPSTAPIMEH
- a CDS encoding phytoene desaturase family protein, which codes for MEKFDVIVVGAGLGGLASASLLAQSGRKVLVVDKHNIPGGYATNFKRKDFTFDVSLHSFDGMIEGADSYECIKACGIEDELEFLPHKRLYRYRSGAIDLSVKERDLEAYLQQLAQLFPGEEDNLRRLFAEAERTYANVAGFLYKKWPFLVRLILTPFLFHRVLRYENTTVHAFFSKFTQNERLKTVLAAQWTYYGLPPQRLAFPYFSYPFIDYLKNGGYSIKGGSQSLSNALSRVIERHGGRIVLSSPVKQIHVDGKHRVTGITSKKTGRVEADTVIANISPFAVTELVGKEHFPGGFCDKLSAMKVSTSGFQVYLGLDCSLESLGISRDETIIFMSDNPDLEQQHQAMMENRVADNLSGWSLNFFSNIDPSLVPAGKASLGIFTLLGDGEWQSLSKADYKQRKLELTELLISKAEKLMPGLRAHIEVCEAGSPRTLTKFTANPQGAIYGFEQSIHQSGLLRRFRQKYPIQGLYQVGAWTFPGAGFIGTLLSARVLVDRYFSHAKPAVKLRAQNGLLASFQRLFGGFGQAG
- a CDS encoding ferredoxin--NADP reductase — its product is MAVFEYETVLSVRHWTDTLFSFTTTRSPHFRFENGHFVTLGLEIDGRPLMRAYSVVSSKYQETLEFLSIKVENGPLTSRLKHIKAGDQILLSRKPTGSLLISDLYEGRNLFLFATGTGLAPFMSIVRDPDTYQKFEKVILVHGVRKVAELAYRDYLEKELPHDDFLGELVQSQFLYYPTVTREEFLHRGRITDLLESGRLCEDLGIDAISAKHDRAMICGSVAMLEDMRYLLDSQGFSISPGVGQMGDYVIERSFTEK
- a CDS encoding tetratricopeptide repeat protein; the protein is MIFHWFKKKQETPATTISTVDHDRVEDLIKQGNAFLDQNQLQAAVSKYQEAITLDPEHGDALLNLGFALQSMQRLDEAQTILHERTQLAPASADAHFMLANIALMKHTPQEAVLECEAALRINPAFEAATLTLVELLAQQGNFTEALSRLSQFCAQVRTSAQAHFLLAQLCVQQKNFASALQALQTVQELQPDFPRRRLAMAQVYEQLGQADRAQAVYQEILDLKDQKKDQDYEIALTKLAQFHLDAKHLVEAKTYLQRLLRHNPQAIEALNNLGSIERSLGAHLSAQRYFEQALQINPNNASILCNLALCLHDQGNTAQAIEKLTHAITLEPQQSVLHFNLANIYSDDRQFKLANQHYLIALELNPEYAEAHSNYGFCLRQQGKSNEAIAHYKKAFDLRPDLVVALSNAIFVLSYHHDFTAADYIEHARAYDQAICKDLKPYTQWNCPNQGKLRLGFVSGDFRTHPVCYFLENVLSSLDKSKFELVAYSTIPFSDEGTERLKKHFDLWRTIHDLSDDQAAQKIHQDGVHFLFDLAGFTAHNRLPIFARKPAPVQITWLGYFASTGMSSIDYLIADPYTLPPDQEPYFSEKIWRLPETRLCFSEPNSNVEVGPLPALENGFIRFASFNQLMKMNDHVVDLWCEVLQGVPQSRLFLKSPPLADAEVRAETLEKFTRRGIASERIEFEGPTPRDAYFRAYQKVDICLDPFPYTGGTTTMESLWMGVPVITLEGEHFLARQGQGLLINGGLPQWVARDKKHYVEIAQHYSQNLQELAALRAHLRQQIVQSPVCDGPRFVKHFTEALEQMWAQHLASK
- a CDS encoding helix-turn-helix domain-containing protein, yielding MHSSSEKTPLADALFSLFAICHRIETRDTFADHIYPIIQELMPHQRFLCGIASVTPVALLDSINMGFPDDYIRDCISSDGKIRSPMIRYWLEQDAPVFFTEDFEHALSNPRDKEWMEMFKRHKMQNMAAHGSKDLHGGATSYFCFSGIPHWDEQTQEIMRMIVPHLHTALRSHYQLKQKQQLPDHALSAREMQVLELVCIGKTNHEIGIILGISPWTVKIHVRNTMSKLDVFTRGHAAAKAIQNNLVQIPREIARD
- the fdxA gene encoding ferredoxin FdxA, with protein sequence MTYVVTEACIGCKHTDCIQVCPVDCFHEGQNFLVIDPQSCVDCGLCEVECPVDAIRSESELKPEQQHFLALNAELSQNWPRLVERKPALPNAAEWAERENKLAYLIR